The Nitrosomonas sp. sh817 genome includes a window with the following:
- a CDS encoding 2Fe-2S iron-sulfur cluster-binding protein, protein MMTTGVDTIRIDGEEIPFTPGQTIMDAALAAGVYIPHLCHYPGLPPSGNCRLCVVETGNRSVAACITPAAAGQQIISDTPELNATRKAITQMLFVEGNHICPSCEKTGNCKLQAMAYHLGMLDDHFPQFYQRREIDASHPEILLDRSRCILCDLCVRASRDVDKKNVFAIAGRGTDAHLIVNAPSGKLADTPMAVTDLAATICPVGAILIKEKGYEVPIGERIYDRQTICETGLQEYTDKPIIKKHQSK, encoded by the coding sequence ATGATGACAACCGGCGTTGACACAATCCGCATCGACGGCGAAGAGATTCCGTTCACGCCGGGGCAGACCATCATGGATGCGGCCTTGGCGGCCGGTGTTTACATCCCGCATCTGTGCCACTACCCGGGCTTGCCGCCAAGCGGCAACTGTCGCCTGTGCGTGGTGGAAACCGGCAACCGCAGCGTTGCCGCTTGTATCACTCCAGCGGCCGCCGGGCAGCAAATTATCAGCGACACGCCGGAATTGAACGCGACGCGTAAAGCCATCACGCAAATGCTATTCGTTGAAGGCAACCACATTTGCCCGTCGTGCGAAAAAACCGGTAATTGCAAGCTGCAAGCGATGGCGTATCACCTCGGCATGCTCGACGATCATTTTCCGCAGTTTTATCAGCGCCGCGAAATCGATGCCTCGCACCCGGAGATTCTGCTCGACCGCAGCCGCTGCATTCTGTGCGATTTATGCGTACGCGCCAGCCGCGACGTGGATAAAAAGAATGTATTCGCCATTGCCGGACGCGGCACGGATGCGCATTTGATCGTCAATGCGCCCAGCGGCAAGCTGGCCGATACGCCGATGGCCGTTACCGACCTGGCGGCAACTATCTGCCCGGTCGGCGCGATTCTGATCAAAGAGAAAGGCTACGAAGTACCGATCGGGGAGCGTATTTATGACCGGCAAACGATTTGCGAAACCGGTTTGCAAGAATATACTGATAAACCGATCATTAAGAAGCATCAAAGTAAGTGA
- a CDS encoding DDE-type integrase/transposase/recombinase encodes MQYGLKRLAKVEQAIQDRLKREAKRYNKTYPGELVHFDTKRLPLLKGQSASEPREYLFVAIDDFSRELYAAIFPDKTQYSAAHFLIETVIAQCPYQIDYTYSDNGKEFKGTAGHAFVKACAQHDIGQKFTRINRPQTNGKAERVIRTLMDMWHNKF; translated from the coding sequence TTGCAGTACGGTCTTAAACGCTTGGCCAAAGTTGAGCAAGCGATCCAGGATCGCCTCAAGCGTGAAGCAAAACGCTATAACAAAACTTATCCCGGTGAGCTGGTTCACTTTGATACCAAGCGCCTTCCCTTGCTGAAAGGACAATCTGCCAGCGAACCTCGCGAATACCTGTTTGTCGCCATCGATGACTTCTCAAGGGAGTTATATGCCGCGATTTTCCCTGATAAAACCCAATACAGCGCTGCGCATTTCCTCATAGAAACCGTCATCGCCCAGTGCCCTTATCAGATCGACTATACCTACTCCGATAACGGCAAGGAATTTAAGGGAACTGCCGGTCACGCTTTCGTCAAAGCATGCGCGCAACACGATATCGGTCAGAAGTTTACCCGCATCAATCGCCCTCAGACTAACGGCAAAGCCGAGCGCGTGATCCGCACGCTAATGGACATGTGGCACAACAAATTCTGA
- a CDS encoding fused MFS/spermidine synthase produces MSFPIEIREAAGVRSLHFGSDSIQGAMRIARPWHLELDYTREMMTSLLLRDDIHFPRSVLLIGLGAASLTKFLYRHCPRAKLTVVEIEPRVVAAARQFFKLPDDPLRLSIVIADGAEYIAGFNGTYDLILVDGFDAKDRSGELSTLPFYRMCRARLSNDGLFAANLLGRSRGYQANLERIKAAFDERALAFPSCDSGNVIALAAGEDTVRITLSDLKERMLELKKRTGLNLLPTLTRLEQAKFYPGGILAF; encoded by the coding sequence ATGAGCTTTCCCATCGAAATCCGTGAAGCAGCCGGGGTACGCAGCCTGCACTTCGGTTCCGATTCGATCCAGGGCGCGATGCGTATTGCCCGCCCCTGGCATCTGGAACTCGATTACACCCGGGAAATGATGACCAGCCTGCTGCTACGAGACGATATTCACTTTCCGCGTAGCGTGTTGCTGATTGGCCTGGGTGCGGCATCGCTGACCAAGTTTCTTTATCGGCATTGCCCGCGAGCCAAATTGACTGTAGTTGAAATCGAACCGCGCGTGGTCGCTGCCGCAAGACAGTTTTTTAAACTGCCGGATGATCCGTTGCGTTTAAGCATCGTCATCGCGGATGGCGCGGAATATATCGCTGGATTCAATGGAACCTATGACCTGATTTTGGTCGACGGTTTCGATGCCAAAGATCGTTCCGGTGAGCTGAGCACGCTGCCGTTCTACCGGATGTGCCGCGCGCGATTGAGCAATGACGGCCTGTTTGCCGCAAATCTGCTGGGCCGCAGCCGCGGTTATCAGGCTAATCTGGAACGCATCAAAGCCGCATTCGACGAACGCGCACTGGCTTTCCCATCTTGCGACAGCGGCAATGTCATCGCACTGGCAGCCGGCGAGGATACAGTCCGGATAACACTGAGCGATCTCAAAGAGCGGATGCTCGAATTGAAAAAGCGAACCGGACTTAATCTGTTGCCGACGCTGACGCGCTTGGAGCAGGCAAAATTTTACCCAGGCGGAATCCTCGCATTTTAG
- a CDS encoding transposase — translation MERTFGSQAHWSNGKTLSYCGLEKAHAWHLLLAMAYNLKRPSKLFADRRMITQT, via the coding sequence GTGGAGCGCACCTTCGGCAGCCAGGCACATTGGTCCAATGGCAAAACGCTGAGTTACTGCGGTTTGGAGAAAGCGCATGCCTGGCATTTGCTATTGGCGATGGCGTATAACTTAAAAAGACCATCCAAACTCTTTGCTGACCGCCGAATGATTACGCAAACATAG
- a CDS encoding transposase: MLLIEIWNGGLSDESAEDIANSNLHVMRFLGSSLEDDVPDHSVYRVSEPG, translated from the coding sequence ATGTTGTTGATAGAAATCTGGAATGGCGGTTTAAGCGATGAATCGGCGGAAGACATAGCGAACTCGAATCTGCATGTGATGCGATTCCTGGGTTCGTCGCTGGAAGACGATGTGCCGGATCATTCCGTGTATCGCGTTTCAGAACCCGGCTGA
- a CDS encoding MerR family transcriptional regulator, which produces MENKKTIKTLLPIPTKRYFTIGEVGTLCGVKPHVLRYWEQEFAQLRPVKRRGNRRYYQQQEVLLIHRIRELLYEQGFTINGARNHLEQNESKPVLTNESMNTSLFPVSSFGHIRQEINNIVSQLRS; this is translated from the coding sequence ATGGAAAACAAAAAAACAATTAAAACATTACTTCCAATTCCTACAAAACGTTATTTCACGATTGGGGAAGTAGGTACGTTATGTGGTGTAAAACCCCATGTGTTACGTTATTGGGAGCAAGAATTTGCGCAATTGAGGCCCGTCAAACGAAGAGGGAATCGTCGCTATTATCAGCAACAAGAAGTATTATTAATCCATCGTATTAGAGAATTGCTTTATGAGCAAGGATTTACCATTAATGGTGCGAGGAATCACTTGGAGCAAAATGAAAGCAAACCCGTATTGACCAATGAAAGTATGAATACTTCATTGTTTCCAGTTTCAAGTTTCGGTCATATCAGGCAAGAAATAAATAACATAGTGTCACAATTACGTTCATAG
- a CDS encoding integration host factor subunit alpha has product MALTKAELADLLFENVGLNKREAKDMVESFYEEVRAALQRGEGVKLSGFGNFQLRAKPQRPGRNPKTGEEIPITARRVVTFHASQKLKALVEKNYHGKQKNN; this is encoded by the coding sequence ATGGCATTAACAAAAGCTGAGCTAGCGGATTTGTTGTTTGAAAATGTTGGGCTAAACAAACGCGAAGCAAAAGATATGGTCGAATCGTTTTATGAAGAAGTGCGTGCCGCCCTACAGAGGGGAGAGGGAGTTAAGCTTTCTGGTTTTGGCAATTTCCAACTACGAGCAAAACCGCAGCGTCCTGGGAGAAATCCGAAAACTGGCGAGGAAATACCGATCACGGCACGACGTGTTGTTACTTTTCATGCCAGTCAGAAGTTAAAAGCATTAGTTGAGAAAAATTATCATGGAAAACAAAAAAACAATTAA
- the pheT gene encoding phenylalanine--tRNA ligase subunit beta, with protein MKFSENWLRSFVNPPYSSAELAHVLTMAGIEIESIVPVAAVFNSVVVAEVVSVEKHPTADRLKVCRVKTGKSDKDFLQIVCGAPNVAVGVKVPCALEGANLPGFTIKQTKLRGIESFGMLCSAKELGISEAAEGLLLLPEDAPVGVDFRNYYGLDDNVFELKLTPNRADCLGIAGVAREVAAITNAELNSNALEQCHTPAEIEETLKVQVVAADACPLYCGRIMREINPDVATPMWMAQRLERSGIRLINAIVDITNYVLLETGQPMHAFDLAKVSDAIQVRYAHSHEKIQLLNGNQIDLTPEMLLIADAHKPLALAGIMGGMDSGVTQGTVDLFLESAFFSPGVISGKSFVLGFSSDSAYRFERGVDFSVTRNALERATYLIQSICGGKAGPITEVKHQLPLRTAVNVRIDRIKRVLGIELSKHQVADFFDRLGLKFSEKDNVFVVIPPSYRFDLSIEEDFIEELARIYGYDRIPSFSPHANMVMLPASEKKLPVLEMKRLLTVRDYHEVINYAFVDESWERELVNNSDPIELMNPIASQMSVMRSTLIGGLISNLQFNLNRKQTRVRLFEVGCCFGRTEDNHYCQLEKLAGLSYGDVVAEQWGIPEKSVDFYDVKADVEILFKGRNVHFSKFSHPALHPGKTARITIDGQSVGWLGELHPHWQKKYGLQKNAVLFEIDLDSLLQRTIPTVTEVSKFPPIRRDVAVLVDNDINVQTLLDGMYAEKSEIVTDISLFDIYRGKDMGDTKKSLAFRVLLQDTEKTLTDAEADSAVTQLIEILKNKFGATLRN; from the coding sequence ATGAAATTTTCTGAAAACTGGTTACGCAGTTTTGTGAATCCTCCTTATAGTAGTGCCGAGTTGGCTCATGTGCTTACGATGGCAGGCATTGAAATTGAGAGCATTGTACCGGTAGCGGCTGTATTTAATAGTGTTGTGGTGGCCGAAGTTGTTTCGGTCGAAAAACATCCGACCGCAGATCGCCTAAAAGTTTGTCGCGTGAAGACCGGAAAATCCGATAAGGATTTCTTACAAATTGTTTGTGGCGCTCCCAATGTAGCTGTGGGAGTCAAGGTTCCTTGTGCGCTGGAGGGGGCGAATCTGCCCGGCTTTACTATCAAGCAAACAAAATTACGCGGGATAGAATCTTTTGGGATGCTGTGTTCCGCGAAGGAGCTAGGAATCAGTGAAGCGGCCGAAGGCTTGCTGCTGCTCCCGGAGGATGCGCCGGTAGGTGTTGATTTCCGTAACTATTATGGGCTTGATGATAATGTATTTGAGTTAAAGCTAACTCCCAATCGCGCTGACTGCTTAGGGATTGCGGGTGTGGCGCGAGAAGTTGCCGCTATTACGAATGCGGAGCTGAATTCGAATGCATTAGAACAGTGCCATACACCAGCTGAAATTGAAGAAACGTTAAAGGTGCAAGTGGTAGCGGCAGATGCTTGTCCGCTATATTGCGGGCGGATAATGCGAGAAATAAATCCGGATGTAGCTACGCCGATGTGGATGGCTCAAAGATTGGAACGAAGTGGTATCCGGTTGATTAATGCTATTGTCGATATTACCAACTACGTACTGTTGGAAACTGGGCAGCCGATGCATGCTTTTGATCTTGCTAAAGTATCGGATGCCATTCAGGTGCGATATGCGCACTCTCACGAGAAGATACAACTGCTCAATGGTAATCAGATTGATCTAACTCCTGAAATGTTGCTCATTGCTGATGCGCATAAGCCGCTGGCACTGGCAGGCATTATGGGGGGGATGGACAGTGGTGTGACACAAGGCACGGTTGACCTTTTTCTGGAAAGCGCTTTTTTTAGTCCGGGTGTGATCAGTGGCAAATCGTTTGTACTTGGATTTAGTTCGGATTCCGCTTATCGGTTTGAGCGCGGAGTTGATTTCTCAGTAACCAGGAATGCATTGGAACGCGCTACTTATCTCATACAATCCATTTGTGGCGGTAAAGCGGGCCCTATCACTGAAGTTAAACATCAATTACCGCTGCGGACAGCGGTTAATGTTCGCATTGATCGGATTAAGAGGGTGCTGGGTATTGAATTAAGTAAACATCAAGTTGCTGACTTTTTTGATCGTTTGGGTTTGAAATTTTCCGAGAAAGATAATGTTTTTGTAGTGATACCACCAAGTTATCGCTTTGATTTATCAATTGAGGAAGATTTCATTGAAGAATTGGCACGTATTTATGGATACGATCGTATTCCAAGTTTTAGTCCGCATGCCAATATGGTCATGTTGCCGGCTTCCGAGAAAAAGCTTCCGGTGTTGGAGATGAAGCGATTATTAACGGTTCGTGATTATCACGAGGTTATTAATTATGCTTTTGTAGATGAATCTTGGGAGCGTGAATTAGTCAATAATAGCGATCCTATTGAATTAATGAATCCCATTGCGAGTCAAATGAGCGTTATGCGCAGCACGTTGATTGGTGGTCTCATTTCGAATTTGCAATTTAATTTGAATCGAAAGCAAACCAGGGTGCGTTTGTTTGAAGTTGGCTGTTGTTTTGGCAGAACGGAAGATAACCATTATTGCCAGCTTGAGAAACTTGCGGGACTTAGTTACGGCGATGTTGTTGCAGAGCAATGGGGGATACCGGAAAAAAGTGTCGATTTCTATGATGTCAAAGCTGATGTTGAAATACTATTCAAAGGGCGAAACGTGCATTTCAGCAAATTTTCTCACCCCGCTTTGCATCCAGGGAAAACGGCACGAATCACGATTGATGGTCAATCTGTCGGGTGGCTAGGTGAGTTACACCCGCATTGGCAAAAAAAATATGGTTTGCAAAAAAATGCGGTACTGTTTGAAATCGATCTGGATAGCTTGCTACAAAGAACGATACCAACAGTAACTGAAGTTTCTAAATTTCCACCCATTCGGCGAGACGTAGCAGTTTTGGTTGATAATGATATTAATGTTCAAACGCTCCTTGACGGCATGTATGCAGAAAAATCAGAGATTGTTACCGATATTTCGCTATTCGATATTTATCGCGGGAAAGACATGGGAGATACCAAAAAAAGTCTTGCATTCCGTGTGTTGTTACAAGATACTGAGAAAACATTAACTGATGCGGAAGCGGATTCTGCAGTAACCCAGTTAATTGAAATTTTGAAAAATAAATTCGGCGCAACATTAAGAAATTAA
- the pheS gene encoding phenylalanine--tRNA ligase subunit alpha: MNNLEEIITEASNLMNSTEDAIELENVKARYLGKSGILTDLLKGLGKLPAEQRPMMGSLINEAKNRLETTLKLRREAIQAKELEAKLTEEALDVTLPGRGTSFGSLHPVTQTLLRIETLFHSIGFDVASGPEIETDFYNFTALNIPENHPARAMHDTFYIDKSNLLRTHTSPVQIHYMQNNKPPIKVIAPGRVYRCDSDVTHTPMFHQVEGLWIDESANFSSLKGVLADFMAHFFEQEDLAVRFRPSFFPFTEPSAEMDIGCVMCNGKGCRVCSHTGWLEVLGCGMVHPNVLKHVGIDSERYIGFAFGMGVERLTMLRYGVNDLRLFFENDLRFLKQFN; the protein is encoded by the coding sequence ATGAATAATCTGGAAGAAATAATCACAGAAGCATCAAATTTGATGAATAGTACTGAAGATGCGATTGAATTGGAAAATGTCAAAGCACGATATCTTGGCAAAAGTGGCATTTTGACTGATTTGCTAAAAGGTTTGGGCAAGTTACCCGCCGAGCAACGTCCCATGATGGGTAGCCTAATTAACGAAGCCAAGAACCGGCTAGAGACAACGCTAAAATTGCGACGCGAGGCAATTCAGGCCAAAGAGCTAGAAGCAAAACTTACTGAAGAAGCCCTCGATGTTACCTTGCCAGGGAGAGGAACCAGCTTTGGCAGTTTACATCCAGTAACACAAACATTATTGCGAATTGAAACATTATTTCATTCAATTGGATTTGATGTTGCCTCAGGCCCAGAAATAGAAACCGATTTTTACAACTTTACGGCGCTCAATATCCCTGAAAATCATCCTGCTAGGGCGATGCATGACACGTTTTATATAGACAAAAGCAATTTATTGCGTACCCATACCTCTCCCGTACAGATTCACTATATGCAGAACAACAAACCCCCGATTAAAGTCATTGCGCCAGGAAGAGTTTACCGATGTGATTCCGATGTGACGCATACTCCGATGTTTCATCAAGTTGAGGGTCTGTGGATCGATGAAAGTGCGAATTTTTCTTCTTTAAAAGGAGTTTTAGCGGATTTTATGGCGCATTTCTTCGAACAGGAAGATTTGGCCGTGAGGTTCAGGCCATCCTTCTTTCCGTTTACCGAACCATCCGCTGAAATGGATATTGGTTGTGTTATGTGCAATGGAAAAGGTTGCCGCGTATGTAGCCATACCGGATGGTTAGAAGTACTCGGTTGCGGCATGGTTCATCCAAATGTATTAAAGCATGTCGGAATTGATAGTGAACGCTATATTGGATTTGCTTTCGGAATGGGCGTCGAACGCTTGACGATGCTTCGATACGGCGTTAATGATTTGAGATTGTTTTTTGAAAATGATTTACGTTTTCTGAAACAATTCAATTAA
- the rplT gene encoding 50S ribosomal protein L20: MPRVKRGVTAHARHKKILDLAKGYRGRRKNVYRIAKQAVMKAGQYAYRDRRQRKRQFRALWIARINAAAREFGLSYSVFMNGLKKASIEVDRKVLADLAVFDKSAFEKIVQQAKASLAI, encoded by the coding sequence ATGCCTAGAGTAAAACGTGGTGTTACAGCGCATGCGCGCCATAAGAAAATTTTGGATTTGGCCAAAGGGTATCGTGGTCGACGTAAGAATGTTTACCGGATAGCAAAACAAGCTGTCATGAAAGCGGGGCAATATGCTTACCGGGATCGCCGCCAACGGAAAAGGCAATTCAGGGCGCTTTGGATCGCGCGGATTAATGCTGCGGCTCGCGAATTTGGTCTTTCCTATAGCGTATTTATGAATGGCTTAAAAAAAGCCAGTATTGAAGTCGACAGGAAAGTTTTGGCAGACTTGGCAGTATTCGATAAAAGTGCATTTGAGAAAATTGTGCAGCAAGCCAAGGCCAGTTTGGCTATATAA
- the rpmI gene encoding 50S ribosomal protein L35, whose amino-acid sequence MPKMKTKSGAAKRFKFRANGSIKRSQAFKRHILTKKTTKNKRQLRGVAAVHATNEASIRAMMPYA is encoded by the coding sequence ATGCCTAAAATGAAAACCAAAAGTGGCGCAGCAAAGCGCTTCAAATTTAGAGCCAATGGGAGTATCAAACGCTCGCAAGCCTTTAAACGTCACATATTGACAAAAAAGACGACCAAAAACAAACGCCAATTGCGTGGGGTTGCGGCTGTTCATGCTACGAATGAAGCTTCAATCCGTGCAATGATGCCTTACGCATAA
- the infC gene encoding translation initiation factor IF-3 produces MRINEEIDVPEVRLIGVDGEQVGIVKLAAANAMAEEAGVDLVEIAPTAQPPVCRLMDYGKFRYQESKKKHDAKIKQKQVQIKEIKFRPNTDEGDYNIKLKSLINFLNDGDKVKVTLRFRGREMAHQEFGMRLLERIKLDLESCAIVEQFPKMEGRQMVMVLSPKRKDIRIDKPKSAANDSTIIS; encoded by the coding sequence GTGCGCATCAATGAAGAGATTGATGTGCCAGAAGTTCGGTTAATTGGGGTCGACGGAGAACAGGTTGGTATTGTTAAGCTTGCCGCTGCGAATGCAATGGCAGAGGAAGCAGGAGTCGATCTTGTTGAAATTGCACCAACAGCACAACCACCTGTTTGTCGTTTGATGGATTATGGCAAGTTCCGCTATCAGGAAAGTAAGAAGAAGCATGATGCAAAAATAAAGCAGAAACAGGTACAAATTAAAGAAATTAAATTTAGACCTAATACGGACGAGGGTGATTACAATATCAAATTGAAAAGTTTAATAAACTTCCTAAATGATGGTGATAAAGTTAAAGTGACCTTGCGTTTCCGAGGAAGGGAAATGGCTCACCAAGAGTTTGGGATGCGCTTATTAGAACGAATTAAACTTGATTTGGAATCTTGTGCCATAGTTGAACAATTTCCAAAAATGGAAGGTCGACAAATGGTCATGGTATTATCGCCCAAGCGCAAAGATATACGGATAGATAAACCTAAATCTGCTGCGAATGATTCGACAATCATTTCATAA
- the thrS gene encoding threonine--tRNA ligase — protein sequence MTVVRLPDGSERTYDEPITIMDVASSIGAGLARAAIAGKINGKLVDVSSPINGNCELSIITERDPEGIEIIRHSCAHLLAHAVKELFPEAQVTIGPVIDDGFYYDFSYKRPFTPDDLAAIEKRMSEISRRDLRIERKIMDRTEAINFFKQQGEHYKAQIIESIPGDEQLSLYSQGNFTDLCRGPHVPATSKIKVFKLMKVAGAYWRGDSNNEMLQRIYGTAWTNKDDQKDYLHRLEEAEKRDHRKIGKLLDLFHTQDEAPGMVFWHPKGWILWQQIEQYMRNILNQNGYQEIRTPQILDKELWVRSGHWENFRENMFTTNSDERDFAIKPMNCPGHVQIFNQGLRSYRELPVRLAEFGSCHRNEASGALHGIMRVRAFTQDDAHIFCTEDQIQEEVVRFIDLLKIVYADFGFVDIMVKLSTRPLKRVGSDEQWDKSEAALEAALAEAKLNWELQPGEGAFYGPKIEFSLKDCIGRVWQCGTLQLDFSMPDRLGAEYVAEDNSRRIPVMLHRAILGSLERFIGILIENYAGALPLWLSPEQVVVLNISRSQVDYAEKVAEHLKQHGIRASLDLRNEKITYKIREHSLQKLPYQIIVGDEEVQANLISVRNRGGENLGQMTVNSLLEQLKKEISLKR from the coding sequence GTGACTGTTGTTCGTTTACCTGATGGATCAGAACGTACTTATGATGAGCCCATAACAATCATGGATGTGGCGTCATCAATTGGTGCAGGGCTTGCCAGAGCAGCGATTGCCGGGAAAATTAATGGAAAATTGGTTGATGTTTCCAGTCCAATCAATGGAAATTGCGAGCTTTCGATTATTACGGAAAGAGATCCTGAAGGGATTGAAATCATACGTCATTCTTGCGCGCATTTGCTCGCACATGCTGTGAAGGAATTATTCCCCGAAGCGCAGGTTACGATTGGACCTGTCATCGATGATGGGTTTTATTATGATTTTTCATATAAACGGCCATTTACACCTGATGACCTTGCTGCAATTGAAAAACGGATGTCGGAAATCAGTCGACGTGATTTAAGAATTGAAAGAAAAATTATGGACCGCACAGAAGCCATTAATTTTTTTAAGCAACAAGGAGAGCACTATAAAGCACAGATAATTGAATCAATACCAGGAGATGAGCAGTTATCGCTTTATTCACAAGGCAACTTTACTGATCTCTGTCGAGGACCACATGTCCCAGCGACCTCGAAGATTAAAGTTTTTAAGTTGATGAAAGTAGCGGGTGCGTATTGGCGCGGTGATTCGAACAACGAAATGTTGCAGCGTATTTATGGTACTGCGTGGACCAATAAGGACGATCAGAAAGATTATCTGCACAGACTTGAAGAAGCTGAAAAAAGAGATCACCGAAAAATTGGAAAATTGCTCGATTTATTTCATACGCAAGACGAAGCGCCCGGAATGGTATTCTGGCATCCTAAAGGTTGGATTTTATGGCAACAGATTGAGCAGTATATGAGAAACATTCTGAATCAGAATGGTTATCAGGAGATTCGCACACCACAGATTTTGGACAAAGAGCTTTGGGTGAGATCCGGACATTGGGAGAATTTTCGTGAAAATATGTTTACAACAAATTCCGATGAACGGGATTTTGCTATTAAGCCGATGAATTGTCCTGGTCACGTACAAATATTTAATCAAGGTCTACGGAGTTACCGGGAGCTTCCGGTTCGACTGGCGGAGTTTGGTTCCTGTCATCGAAATGAAGCATCTGGCGCATTGCATGGCATTATGCGAGTCAGAGCTTTTACGCAAGATGACGCACATATCTTTTGTACTGAAGATCAAATTCAAGAAGAAGTAGTCCGGTTTATTGATTTATTGAAAATTGTTTATGCGGATTTCGGTTTTGTAGATATCATGGTGAAACTTTCAACTCGACCACTTAAGCGAGTTGGCTCAGACGAGCAGTGGGACAAATCAGAGGCGGCTCTTGAAGCCGCGTTAGCTGAGGCAAAGTTGAATTGGGAATTGCAACCGGGCGAAGGTGCGTTTTATGGTCCCAAAATTGAGTTTTCACTCAAAGATTGTATTGGAAGAGTGTGGCAGTGTGGAACGCTTCAACTGGATTTTTCTATGCCGGATCGTTTAGGCGCTGAATATGTCGCTGAAGATAACTCCCGCAGGATACCCGTTATGCTGCATAGAGCTATATTGGGTTCCTTGGAAAGATTTATCGGTATTTTAATAGAAAATTATGCGGGAGCCCTTCCATTATGGCTATCGCCAGAACAGGTCGTTGTATTGAACATTTCACGTTCGCAGGTTGATTATGCTGAGAAAGTAGCTGAACACTTGAAGCAACATGGCATTCGTGCAAGCTTGGACTTGAGAAATGAGAAGATAACCTATAAAATTCGGGAGCATAGCCTGCAGAAACTTCCTTATCAAATTATTGTTGGGGATGAAGAGGTTCAAGCAAATTTGATTTCCGTTCGAAACCGGGGCGGAGAGAATTTAGGTCAAATGACCGTTAATTCATTGCTTGAGCAACTCAAGAAAGAAATATCATTAAAGCGTTAA
- a CDS encoding NapC/NirT family cytochrome c, whose product MTGIQKGAIGTLLTGGLLGILLVAVVFGGEAALSTEEFCTSCHSMTYTQTELKQSTHYGALGVNPGCKDCHIPQGFKNFHLALYTHAVDGARELYLELINDYSTLEKFNERRLIMAHDARMNLKKWDSVTCRDCHKDPNPPGADAQEAHKKLKTEGATCIDCHQNLVHEEAPMTDLNASLAAGKMVLKKDEDSDEDGDEEDEEDEDEGESGANEAGESQSDEDDEDDEE is encoded by the coding sequence ATGACAGGGATACAAAAAGGAGCGATAGGCACGCTACTGACAGGCGGGTTACTCGGGATATTGCTGGTAGCGGTAGTATTTGGTGGAGAAGCGGCACTCTCAACCGAAGAATTCTGCACCAGTTGTCACTCGATGACCTACACGCAAACGGAACTGAAGCAATCGACGCATTATGGCGCGTTGGGCGTCAATCCTGGCTGCAAGGACTGTCATATACCGCAAGGATTCAAGAACTTTCACTTAGCGCTGTATACCCATGCGGTGGATGGTGCGCGGGAACTGTACTTAGAACTGATCAATGACTACTCGACGCTGGAGAAGTTTAACGAGCGGCGATTGATCATGGCGCATGATGCGCGGATGAATCTGAAGAAATGGGACAGTGTGACGTGCAGAGACTGTCATAAAGACCCGAATCCACCGGGAGCGGATGCACAGGAAGCGCACAAGAAGTTAAAGACGGAAGGTGCGACGTGCATAGACTGTCATCAGAATTTAGTACATGAAGAAGCGCCGATGACGGACTTGAATGCGAGTTTGGCAGCTGGCAAGATGGTGCTGAAGAAAGATGAAGACAGTGATGAAGATGGGGACGAGGAAGACGAAGAGGATGAAGACGAGGGGGAATCTGGCGCAAATGAAGCCGGAGAATCCCAAAGTGATGAAGATGACGAGGATGACGAGGAGTAA